From a region of the Odocoileus virginianus isolate 20LAN1187 ecotype Illinois chromosome 1, Ovbor_1.2, whole genome shotgun sequence genome:
- the ARHGEF5 gene encoding LOW QUALITY PROTEIN: rho guanine nucleotide exchange factor 5 (The sequence of the model RefSeq protein was modified relative to this genomic sequence to represent the inferred CDS: inserted 1 base in 1 codon) — MEAEEPQQGASTPIPAGAEFPVIQAAPMRSSQTPALEPSVEEGEDLWCQWAKGRTLLETQQRRVRDVNDCAAESMSSLLNEASAEVETDQETLTAKACDDTPSCREARPRSLAGGQARTPASLELRACPDQGDCPDTAWVSRDLGSSMEVDLRPELTSLILETGQAEGKEETSPDACARTRRGPSCDDEHPAEPCRPLEDSECGPARQESPSPVCLQGTEGLEEGGLQGEAAGSAGLSGAPEQMGEQVKGAEEEGRQKQQQMQNDVVLAGQGEREGRRRGEELGGLSYREGDWRTQSHRDLEQGEQKGRESTGPEENEVDAQDGENQSSASKSEKGSGKPEDPGVQPEAKAPEGQEEEVGSPEEEPGGGEGDTPGGGGEESGIEPGEREGPTALALVAPEVSPPCDLPREASSPPTRTPGTQTEPGAEVLSPVALSPAPEPTGCSHQPFSLPGSCPAEESPDPEMXHRHQKEGSELGQETPCSGGAEVVSASSPSATPPRSPEAAAPSPPEGPPGTAATAPAHPLAACPRREPSVLACSPETSRASHPTDSPSPRGAPETPSAAHYGFPLAGQASPPGSLGSPTGTVQPVRSNSFPGSHGTEAAPHLVGISLSSSHSELPQRPPKPVIYGSVLPRRGRRSVRDCTIIPEASSSPPTLGQDFGEPASNPAMAGSAPSSQPWGPEKHWTFAPGSPACGSSPTPVTPVDLRIHEPPPLPPPERRHVQPSTVERDGHLPAGVPTLKQYSHPSTLTLGLGLHGPPRGPQAHIPNPLVAREHRPLPSTPDVPAHTQHSVSPRQRYNKPLPPTPHAPQPHHPLVSCSISRIYKPLPPVPILDPPTEPPPLPPKSKRRSRSSQGGLVNSGDQGRPRPVCEEWTVSTPPSAGRVSWPPATGRATDTLAAVGRCKSDVPPGLAFSNMTALLHPSSPTTPWTPEVQRPTFEPGLSEESEAPARGSWRRTAPQEGSNGLRRSEVGPARQPERPGHVLLEKASSWPHRRDPRRPAEAGSEAAAVPGEGSSKHKDWHRQGLRRPSILPESPVDTRGPTIEESPGLSDAIVFREKKPKEVMGSFSRRCSKLINSSQLLYQEYSDVFLNKEIQSQQRLDSLTETPGPMSPRQPRKALVSSESYLRRLSMASSGSLWQEIPVVRNSTVLLSMTHEDQKLQEAKFELIVSEASYLRSLHIAVDHFQHSEQLRATLSNQDHQWLFSRLQDVRDVSTMFLSDLEENFENNIFTFQVCDVVLNHAPNFRRVYLPYVTNQTYQERTFQSLLNSNSSFREVLEKLESAPICQRLSLKSFLILPFQRITRLKLLLQNILKRTQPGSAEEAEATKAHHALEELIRDCNNNVQRMRRTEELIYLSQKIEFECKIFPLISQSRWLVKSGELTALEFSVSQALRRKLNTRPVHLHLFNDCLLLSRPREGSRFLVFDHAPFSAVRGEKCEMKLHGAHKNLFRLFLRQNAQGSQAEFLLRTETQSEKLRWISALAMPREELDLLECYDSPQVQCLRAYKPRENDELALEKADVVMVTQQSSDGWLEGVRLSDGERGWFPLQQVEFISNPEVRARNLKEAHRVKTAKLQLVEQQT; from the exons CTCTCCTCAATGAAGCCTCTGCAGAGGTGGAGACCGACCAGGAAACCCTGACGGCTAAGGCCTGTGACGACACCCCCTCATGCCGGGAGGCCAGGCCCCGGAGCCTGGCAGGTGGACAGGCAAGGACCCCAGCTTCCCTGGAGCTCCGGGCCTGCCCTGACCAGGGTGACTGTCCAGACACGGCCTGGGTATCCAGGGACCTGGGCAGCAGCATGGAGGTGGACTTGAGACCAGAACTCACGTCTTTGATATTGGAAACGGGACaagcagaagggaaggaggaaacgTCCCCCGACGCCTGTGCCCGGACCAGACGCGGGCCTTCCTGTGACGACGAGCACCCAGCCGAGCCCTGCCGGCCCCTGGAGGACTCGGAGTGTGGACCTGCCAGGCAGGAAAGTCCAAGCCCCGTGTGTCTCCAGGGAActgaggggctggaggaagggggaCTTCAGGGAGAGGCTGCTGGCTCTGCTGGGCTTTCCGGGGCTCCGGAGCAGATGGGAGAGCAGGTTAAAGGtgcagaggaagaagggagacaGAAACAGCAGCAGATGCAAAATGATGTCGTGCTCGCAGGtcaaggagaaagagaggggcGGCGCCGTGGGGAGGAGTTGGGGGGTCTGAGTTATAGGGAGGGGGACTGGAGGACTCAGAGCCACAGGGATCTAGAACAAGGGGAGCAGAAGGGGAGGGAGTCAACAGGGCCAGAGGAGAATGAAGTGGATGCTCAGGATGGGGAGAATCAAAGCTCAgcaagtaagtcagagaaaggaagTGGAAAGCCGGAAGATCCGGGTGTACAGCCGGAAGCCAAGGCCccagaggggcaggaggaggaggtggggtcaCCAGAGGAGGAACCAGGGGGCGGAGAGGGGGACACAcccgggggaggaggagaagagagcgGCATAGAACCAGGAGAGCGTGAGGGTCCCACTGCGCTGGCTCTGGTCGCCCCCGAGGTCTCTCCTCCCTGTGACTTGCCTCGAGAGGCCTCTTCTCCCCCGACCAGGACCCCGGGGACTCAGACAGAGCCTGGAGCTGAGGTTCTGTCCCCCGTGGCTCTGAGTCCTGCCCCGGAACCCACAGGATGCTCCCACCAGCCCTTTTCTTTACCTGGTTCCTGTCCTGCCGAGGAGTCCCCGGACCCAGAAA CTCATCGCCACCAGAAGGAGGGCTCTGAGCTGGGGCAGGAGACTCCATGCAGCGGGGGCGCTGAGGTGGTCTCTGCCTCCAGTCCCTCTGCAACCCCTCCAAGGAGCCCAGAGGCAGCTGCGCCCAGTCCTCCTGAAGGGCCCCCTGGCACGGCTGCCACAGCACCAGCCCATCCCCTGGCTGCCTGTCCCAGGAGGGAGCCTTCTGTCCTTGCCTGTTCTCCAGAAACCTCCAGAGCCTCTCACCCGACTGACAGTCCATCTCCCCGTGGGGCTCCTGAGACCCCCTCAGCGGCCCACTATGGCTTCCCCTTGGCGGGCCAGGCCAGCCCCCCAGGGTCCCTGGGCAGCCCCACCGGAACGGTCCAGCCCGTGAGGAGCAACTCCTTCCCCGGGTCTCATGGGACAGAGGCAGCCCCACACCTGGTGGGAATATCCCTGTCCTCCTCCCACTCAGAGTTGCCACAGAGGCCCCCCAAACCTGTCATCTATGGCTCTGTGCTCCCAAGAAGGGGCAGGAGAAGCGTAAGGGACTGCACCATTATTCCAGAAGCCTCGAGTTCACCACCCACTCTGGGGCAGGACTTTGGAGAACCGGCCTCAAATCCAGCCATGGCCGGCAGCGCCCCCAGCAGTCAGCCGTGGGGCCCCGAGAAACACTGGACCTTTgcccccgggtctcctgcctgtGGCTCCTCCCCAACCCCTGTCACCCCGGTAGACCTGAGGATCCATGAacctccacccctgcctcccccgGAGAGGAGGCACGTCCAGCCCTCCACGGTGGAGCGAGACGGCCATCTCCCTGCGGGGGTCCCCACGCTGAAGCAGTACAGCCATCCTTCGACACTCACCCTGGGTCTGGGTCTCCACGGACCCCCCAGGGGCCCCCAAGCCCACATTCCCAACCCCTTGGTGGCAAGGGAGCATCGACCACTGCCCTCCACGCCGGACGTGCCAGCCCACACTCAGCACTCTGTCTCCCCCAGGCAGAGATACAACAAGCcgttaccccccaccccccacgccccccagccccaccaccctCTTGTCTCCTGTAGCATCTCAAGGATCTACAAGCCTCTCCCTCCTGTCCCTATCCTGGATCCTCCTACCGAACCACCCCCTCTGCCCCCAAAGTCCAAGCGGAGGAGCAGGAGCTCGCAGGGAGGACTCGTGAACTCAGGGGATCAAGGCAGGCCGAGGCCTGTTTGTGAAGAGTGGACCGTGTCCACCCCGCCTTCTGCAGGCCGGGTCTCCTGGCCTCCAGCCACAGGCCGGGCAACCGACACTTTGGCTGCCGTCGGCAGGTGTAAGAGTGATGTGCCCCCAGGCCTGGCTTTCAGTAACATGACGGCCCTTCTACACCCCTCTTCCCCgaccaccccatggactccagaGGTCCAGCGACCCACCTTTGAACCCGGGCTCTCAGAAGAGTCCGAAGCCCCTGCCAGAGGGTCTTGGAGAAGAACAGCCCCGCAGGAAGGAAGCAATGGCCTGAGGAGGTCAGAGGTAGGCCCGGCGAGGCAGCCGGAGAGGCCGGGCCACGTCCTCCTGGAGAAGGCGTCGAGCTGGCCCCATCGACGGGACCCGAGAAGGCCGGCGGAGGCCGGCAGTGAGGCGGCGGCGGTCCCCGGTGAGGGATCAAGTAAGCACAAGGACTGGCACCGGCAGGGCCTGCGAAGACCCTCCATTCTCCCCGAGAGCCCCGTAG acACAAGAGGTCCCACCATAGAAGAATCTCCTGGCCTGTCGGATGCCATTGTTTTCCG GGAGAAAAAGCCAAAGGAggtgatgggaagcttttcaaGACGGTGCTCCAAGCTCATCAACTCCT CTCAGCTGCTTTACCAGGAGTACAGTGATGTGTTTCTGAACAAGGAGATTCAGAGCCAGCAGCGGTTGGACAGCCTGACGGAGACACCGGGGCCCATGTCGCCCCGGCAGCCCCGAAAGGCCCTGGTCTCCTCGGAGTCCTACCTGCGTCGCCTCTCCATGGCCTCCAGCGGCTCGCTGTGGCAGGAGATCCCCGTGGTGCGTAATAGCACCGTGCTGCTCTCCATGACCCATGAAGACCAGAAGCTTCAGGAG GCCAAATTTGAGCTGATTGTGTCAGAGGCTTCCTACCTGCGCAGCTTGCATATAGCTGTGGATCACTTCCAACATTCAGAGCAGCTCCGGGCCACTCTTTCCAACCAGGATCACCAATGGCTCTTCTCTCGTTTGCAGGATGTGCGTGACGTCAGCACCAT GTTCCTTTCTGACCTGGAAGAGAACTTCGAGAACAACATCTTCACCTTCCAAGTGTGTGATGTGGTCCTGAACCACGCCCCCAACTTCCGCCGGGTCTACCTACCTTATGTCACCAACCAGACCTACCAGGAACGCACCTTCCAAAGCCTGCT GAATAGCAACAGCAGCTTCCGAGAGGTCCTGGAGAAGCTGGAGAGTGCCCCCATCTGCCAGCGCCTTTCCCTCAAGTCCTTCCTGATTCTGCCATTCCAGCGCATCACCCGTCTCAAGCTCCTGCTCCAG AACATTCTGAAGAGAACACAGCCTGGCTctgcagaggaagcagaggcCACGAAAGCACACCacgccctggaggag CTGATCCGAGACTGCAATAACAATGTCCAGAGGATGCGACGGACGGAGGAGCTGATCTACCTGAGCCAGAAGATTGAGTTTGAGTGCAAA ATATTCCCGCTCATTTCACAGTCACGCTGGCTGGTGAAGAGTGGAGAGCTCACGGCCCTGGAGTTCAGCGTCTCCCAGGCGCTGCGGAGGAAGCTGAACACTCGCCCCGTCCACCTGCACCTCTTCAACGACTGTCTGCTGCTGTCTCGGCCCCGAGA GGGTAGCCGATTCCTGGTATTCGACCATGCTCCCTTCTCTGCCGTCCGTGGGGAAAAGTGTGAGATGAAGCTGCACGGAGCTCACAAAAACCTCTTTCGACTCTTCCTGCGGCAGAACGCCCAGGGCTCCCAGGCTGAGTTCCTCCTCCGCACGGAGACCCA AAGTGAAAAGCTTCGCTGGATCTCAGCCTTGGCCATGCCGAGGGAGGAGTTGGACCTTCTGGAGTGTTATG ACTCCCCACAAGTGCAGTGCCTTCGAGCCTACAAACCCCGAGAGAATGACGAGTTGGCGCTTGAGAAGGCGGACGTGGTGATGGTGACCCAGCAGAGCAGCGATG GCTGGCTGGAGGGCGTGAGACTGTCTGATGGGGAGCGAGGCTGGTTCCCTCTACAACAAGTGGAGTTTATCTCCAACCCAGAGGTCCGCGCGCGGAACCTGAAGGAAGCCCACCGAGTCAAGACTGCCAAGCTACAGCTGGTGGAACAGCAGACCTAG